Proteins encoded by one window of Nicotiana tabacum cultivar K326 chromosome 10, ASM71507v2, whole genome shotgun sequence:
- the LOC107784445 gene encoding organic cation/carnitine transporter 4: MSNLLDGGDLRSPLIPSAVDEYSKPKKVTMDQMFEKYCGEFGWWQLRHFLLTSMAWALEGIHTMVMIFSDREPGWRCTTSRGCGSTAKSVCELEPGSWEWFGGIGNSTVSEFGLICGQKYRVGLVQALFFAGCMIGAGVFGHLSDSKLGRKGSLTIVCILNAIFGCLTAFSSDYWTYTLFRFLSGFSTGGTGLCAFVLATEPIGQCWRGVAGMSTFYFFSTGIASLSAIAYFFQSWRSLYIASSVPALLFVILILPFLHESPRWFLVRGKVDEAMKIMHKIAISNGKHLPDGVILAVDSEVNNDDDALHSQSESKLEPDTNEALNGSLLDVLRSPLTRFRLFLAVVINFFVSVVYYGLSLNAVNLGTNLYVNVALNAMAEMPAYFLTALLLDKLGRKPLAIWTMWFSGAFCLAGSLMKGYGAWKIIRMVCGVIGIFFMAGTYNLLYVYSMELFPTVVRNAALGCATQASQMGAILAPLVVVLGGGVPFAVFAACGIAGGLLVIYLPETLNRPLYDTMAGMEEAEAEKPCILA; this comes from the exons atgTCAAATTTACTAGATGGTGGTGACCTCCGGTCACCGCTCATCCCTTCGGCTGTGGACGAATATTCAAAACCGAAAAAAGTAACGATGGATCAAATGTTTGAAAAATATTGCGGAGAGTTTGGGTGGTGGCAGTTGAGGCATTTCTTGCTAACGAGCATGGCTTGGGCTCTAGAGGGGATCCACACCATGGTTATGATTTTTTCGGATCGTGAACCAGGTTGGCGGTGTACGACGAGCCGCGGGTGCGGTTCAACGGCTAAAAGTGTGTGCGAGCTTGAGCCAGGGTCTTGGGAATGGTTCGGTGGAATTGGAAATTCTACGGTGTCGGAGTTTGGATTGATATGTGGACAAAAATACAGAGTTGGACTTGTCCAAGCTTTATTTTTCGCTGGCTGCATGATCG GTGCTGGTGTATTTGGACATCTCTCAGACTCCAAATTGGGAAGAAAAGGCTCCCTCACAATCGTTTGCATTTTAAACGCCATCTTTGGTTGTCTAACAGCATTCTCGTCGGACTACTGGACTTATACCTTATTCCGCTTTCTTTCCGGTTTCAGTACTGGTGGCACTGGCCTTTGTGCTTTTGTTCTTGCCACTGAACCCATTGGCCAGTGCTGGCGCGGCGTAGCAGGAATGTCCACATTCTATTTTTTCTCTACTGGAATAGCCTCTCTCTCTGCCATTGCTTATTTCTTCCAATCGTGGCGCTCTCTCTACATTGCTTCTTCTGTTCCAGCTCTTCTGTTTGTTATCCTCATACTTCCTTTCCTCCACGAGTCACCTCGTTGGTTCCTCGTTAGAGGAAAAGTAGATGAAGCCATGAAAATTATGCATAAAATTGCTATTTCCAATGGCAAACACCTTCCTGATGGCGTTATTCTTGCCGTCGACAGCGAAGTGAATAATGACGATGATGCTCTTCATTCTCAATCCGAATCAAAGCTGGAGCCCGATACCAACGAAGCGTTAAATGGATCCCTATTAGATGTACTAAGGTCTCCTCTAACGCGGTTTCGGTTGTTCTTAGCTGTGGTTATTAATTTCTTTGTTTCAGTTGTCTATTACGGGTTGAGTTTGAACGCTGTCAACCTTGGAACCAATCTTTACGTCAACGTTGCCCTTAACGCGATGGCTGAAATGCCTGCCTATTTTTTAACCGCATTATTGTTGGATAAGCTCGGTAGAAAGCCATTAGCAATATGGACAATGTGGTTCAGCGGCGCTTTTTGCTTAGCAGGAAGCTTAATGAAAGGTTACGGAGCATGGAAAATCATTCGAATGGTGTGTGGAGTTATAGGTATATTTTTTATGGCTGGGACTTATAATTTGTTGTATGTGTATTCGATGGAGTTATTTCCAACTGTGGTGAGAAATGCAGCATTAGGATGTGCAACTCAGGCGTCGCAAATGGGGGCAATTTTGGCACCCCTTGTGGTTGTTTTAGGGGGTGGCGTACCATTTGCAGTGTTTGCAGCTTGTGGGATAGCTGGTGGGTTACTGGTAATTTACCTGCCTGAGACCTTAAATAGGCCATTATATGATACTATGGCTGGAATGGAAGAAGCAGAGGCAGAAAAACCATGTATTCTTGCTTAA